GAAGCGAACCTTCATATCTTGAAACTCAACATCGTCGTTTTTATGAACTATATCGTCCCAGCTCCTACCTTCGCGCTGAACAACAAATTGAACGGCGTCAATATCATCGAAGCCATGGATAAATTGAAACTCCGACATTGGCATGCTGTCGAAATTACCGTGATGTTCCCATAGCTTGAGGTTTCCAGGTGACTTTTCGATACTGTATTTAATGCTATATCTTGGTCTCCTAGTGGTGGTCTCTGGTGTTCGATATGTGGTCTGAGGGAGAGGAGGTGGAGGCATAGCACTGGTCGCCTGGTCTGCCTCTTGTACAGGGGTTATGTCTTCGGTAACCAGATGAGTCCTGTCAAAGGACATTGGCTCTGAAGTAGCTCGAGGATTTTGCGAGGTCCCGACATGAGAAGCCCCAGCAGTCTCTGTTCCAAGCTCTGGACTAATCCGAGATCCCGGATCGCTCTGTCGACTTGGAGGTGGTGACAAGGATTGAGAATCATCCTCCGTATCAAAGGTTGGTGTTTCAACAAAATTAAGACGTTGGACTGGCCGGCAGCTGCGGCCTGATGATGTGTATTTCTCGGGAAACCCGTCAATAGCCCGAGCGATTGTTTCCGCTACGCTGGTAGCCTCTATGCGTTCAGTCATCTGAGCAACAGGGGCAGTTGGTTCAGGACAGATTGCAGTGTTGCTCGGAGTATTTGTGGCAATTGTGGACGCTTGGGGTGGCGGCGTAGTGTTGCTCTTATTGCCTGCCGATGAGGTCTGGTATAGTCAGTTGATACCCTTTATGCATCATGTCTGTGGAAGGGTAAATGTGCTAGCACCGAGAAAACCACCTACATGAATATCTGGTCCCATAGGGCGTAAAAGAATGTGGTCTATATCTGGAAAGCtggcatcatcatccgaATCGACTTCGTTCCCTGGGTCCGTGTCCATTTCATCGCTTGGAACTGAAGCTGACGCGGCGTTACTGACAACAAACATGTTAGCTAGAGTGTGGATTTTAAAAGTTCACAATACCTTTGTCCAAGTGTTTGGGACCTCTGCCTCTCGTAGCGTAcagcttgtttctttttggaTGGTGAGCTGAGACTCCTTTGGTGTTCTTGCTGGTTGTGGCGAAAGAAAAGTTGAGTAAGCAACTTGACGATTCTGACACTAGGTAAGTAAAATATTCTTGCAACATTTTGGGGTTCCAACCTTTCTGAATCCTGTCCCCAGATAAGTGAGtccccagaagaagagccctGACTTGCTGGCCAGAATTGCTGTCCTCGGCCTTCTATGACTACAAATCTCTTCGCCATATTCTCGAGTTCAATTCTCTGTCTTGCATCGCTCCACTTAATCAGAGAAACCCCAGGCACCCCATCACGGGTCTTATACCCATCAATAAATTTCTTAGAAGTCTGCACGAAGAATCGACTGGAAGGATCGGACCGCGGATAGCCTAATGCGATTTGGAGAGGGGTTATTTTTGGAATGTCaccaatcttctccttgcTCATGGTTAATAGCAACTGTTAAAGAATAATGTGAGTTGAAAAAGCAAAGTTTGCGCTTGGAGTTGAGATCCGAGGGTATGCACAAAAAAATACTAATAGGCCAAGATACTGAAGGAATAGAAATGCATTTCTGTGAGGGGAGGCCTCTGCCTGATTTTAAGGTCAATTCTGCCTCAGCTGAACATCCCGGCCAAGTCGAAACCTAGGGAGAAACGTCTATGAACCTTAAGCGCTCTCAGAAACCTCTAGGCCTCTGAAGTTGGCCCCTCAGCCTCGCGACAAAGAGAATCATGGAAACAAACAGATCGACACATATCTGCACTTTGGGCTTTTTGAGCGTTTTTAATCTCAATTTTATCGTCTTGGAATCGAAGTTTTATCAGCCGAGATATTTGCGGTGAGAATTGAATGTTAGAATGACTTAATCCGTATCGAGAAGTTATGTTGGTTCAGAACCAACAGCTTCGGGGATGAGGGTGTACCAACTGCATGAGCTCAAGCCAATAAAAAGAGTGATTTTTAGGCAGAGAGAGGCGGTGATCCATAAAGAGTACAGCCTCTGCCTTTTTTGTCAATATTTCCATTTTATCTGTTTCACTTTCGCCGTCTTTGGACTTTGCCATTGATTCTGAAGCAATTGCTGCCTTTGATGTGTTGTCGCTGCGGCGCAGCCCTTGCATGCATGGGTCATGATCAAATATGCCTTACAAGAACCATGAGCTACACCGAATTGCCAATCGAGAAATTGAAACCAGTGAAGGGGAAGTGATCGAGTATCCATAAATACATCCTACGGTCATCTTATTCATTTCTTACTCGTTTCTAGCAGCAAATCCGTGCTGTCATTGGCTGATGCTCCCTCATTGTATCGGCTCATTTGACTGTGGCAGAATTGTTATGCGAGAGTGATTTTCCCGCAGCATCAACCTGACAGTTCGTTAATCGGCTAACTGACCCGATTACTGCCAATGTCCTTTGCCCACCGAATACAGTGCCTGGTTCTCATGCAATCGATTGCCTATCCCAAGCCGTCTTTTCTTTGCATCAGACAACTTTTCTAGAACTTCTACTGTACTTGGAATGGGGTCTCCGCTACGCCACCTCTGCTGTCAACTGATTCAGATGAACTCAATCGCAAGCTAGTTCCCTAGTGTCCTCAATTGATCCACAAACTGCCGGCATTGGACGATTACATGCCCAACCTCCATCGTGAGCTGTGACGTGACAATCATCCAGGCTTCTAATGGTCACACATTTCCAACGCTGCACAAAACCGTGTCGCGTATTCCATCTTCTGACCTGGTTTCTCAGGGACATGTACTGCCTGAGCACGCGATAACTGATGAAAAAGACAATCATGTTGCCGACATCAGCCAGTGAATGACTCGGGCAGCCCATCCCCTGTAGGAGCGGGGAAACGTTAAGCTTGATTACTCAAAAGTCAAGCTTATTATCCCACGTCCAAGAGAGTCGTTACGCAAGAATCTCTACCCATCAAACCCCATCAGGCAGGTGAATACACACGCCGATCCCTCCCCGCAGCAAAGCCAAGTAGCCAAGCCAGCCCAGCCATTGGCCAAACCTGGGGAGCTTCCCAAGAGGGTTACAACGGCAAGGCATGACGACATTCGCGAGAGCTATCCCGAGCTCAGGATCGTAAGCTTACTGACTGGGAAGGGAAGTTCATCCATCATGATAAGAGCTTTGGCAAATCAAAGGCGAGCTTGGCCCGAGATGGGATCCTGTTTGTTGGGAATACCAAGGATCTAAGTGTTGTTTATGCAATGGTTCCATTCTAAGGTAACATGACACTGCAGAATGGGGTTGGTCATGCTTGCGAGAGTTGCATTTATATCCGAAGCTTCCCATTGCTCCACGACTACTTCCCCTCTCAGCCCAAATGTTGTGAAGTTCAATTGCCATTGAACCTTCAATATGCATTTCCGACATCTCTCGACAATCGCAGCTTTCGCTGCTGGCGCATCTGCTTGCCAGCGCGATCTCGTTTTGGGCAAGCGACATACACATCGCCAGCTACTGACCAAGCGCAATGCCGATTGGCCTCCAGTCTTGACGGAGCAAGAAACTCTCCTTGTCAATTCTTTTGACAATTCATCCATTGACAAGTGGTCTGACTACTACGGCCACCAGAATAAGTTGGCCGGCTATGGAAAAGAAGCTGCCCAGTGGACCGCTGATCGTTGGTCCGAGAGCGGATTTGATGCGCATCTTGCCGAGTACCATGTGTTCCTCCGATATCCAGTCAGTTCATCTCTCTACTTCACCGGCCCCAACGGTACAACCACCGAGGTGaacaccaaggaggaggtgcttgaggaagatgatgttaCAGGCTGGGATGTCCTTTCACAGCAGACCTGGTTGGCCTACTCGCCGACTGGAAATGCTTCTGCCGAATATGTCTACGCGGGGTGAGTAAAGCTCCAAATGTATTCGGATACTGATCACTGACTTTTGAACGCTAGCCGAGGCTCAATTGACGATTTCGATCGACTAGtcgagcttggtgttgatttCAAGGGCAAGATTGCTCTTATTAAATATGGTGGTCTGTTCCGTGgtctcaaagtcaagaatGCCCAAGACCACGGCGCCATTGGTGCCATTATTTTTACTGACCCCGGCGATGATGGAAACATCACCGTCGCCAACGGTTACGAGGCTTATCCTGGTAAGACTTCTCATATGACAACCCTGAAAAGCTCATACTAAGTAAATGCCAGATGGCCCTGCCAGAAACCCCAGCTCTGTCCAAAAGGGCTCAACACTATTCCTGTCTACCCGTACCGGCGATCCCACAACTCCTGGCTACCCCTCGAAGAAGGACTCCCCTCGAGCTGATATCTCTGAGGTCATTGCCAAGATCCCAGCTCTGCCGATTTCTTACTCGGCCGCTCAGCCTCTGCTGCAGGCTCTCAATGGCCATGGTGTCACCGCTGAGAAGGTCAATCGCACTGCTTGGACAGGCGGCCTCGATGCTGACTACAGCTCTGGCCCTGCGCCTGGCGTGAAGCTCGCTCTCAGCACTGTCTCTCGTGATTCTATCGAGCCAGTACATAATGTCATTGGCGTCATCAACGGAACCAATGCCGATGAGACTATCATTATTGGAAATCATAGAGATACATGGATGGTCGTAAGTAATGCCGCAGTCAGATACTCATAAAGTTCATCACTGACTGCATAGGGCGGTAACGGAGATCCCAACTCTGGTTCTTCGATCCTCATTGAGCTTGCTCGCgcattcaagaagctcactgATTCAGGCTGGAAGCCCAAGCGAAACATTGTTCTCGCATCTTGGGATGCTGAAGAATGGGGCATCATTGGCTCTACTGAGTGGGTTGAGGAGCACGTCAACTGGCTCACTGACACCGCCGTCTCATATCTGAACATCGATGTCGCCGTCAGCGGTCCTCGACCTAACCTTGGCGCTTCACCTGAGCTTCATACCTTTGCTACTGAGGttctcaagaaggtcgtTGATCCTAACTTTGGTGGCTTCAATCAATCGCTCTATGACGCTTGGCATGCTGCCAGCGAGGGTGATATTGAGATCCtcggctctggctctgattACACAGCTTTCTTCCACCGTGGTATCAGCTCTCTTGATACTGGAAGCAGTGGAGGTGCTGGTGACCCCATCTGGCACTATCACTCCAACTACGACACCTATCACTGGATGTCGACCTTTGGTGACCCCGGATTCCATGTCCATACGGCTCAGGGTCAATATCTTTCCCTGCTGACCTACCACCTGGCTTCTGATGATATCCTTCCATTCGACACTCAGAACTACGCCAAGGAGCTTCGTGCATACTTCGAGGACCTCTCAGAGTATGCCGAGAGTAAGGACGCCGATCTTGATCTTAGCGAGCTGGACGAAGCCATTGAGCACTTCAAGAAGAGTGCTGACGAGGTCAAGGCTCTTGAAAACCTAGCCCGTGAgcgcgatgatgatgtcctTAAGAAAGTCGTCAACCATAAGTACCGGGACTTCCAGCGAGGTTTCATTTCTCAAGGCGGCCTGCCGGACCGTGACTTCTACAAGCACGTTGTCAATGCTCCTGGCCTCGACACTGGCTACGCTGCCGTTACCTTCCCTGGTATC
This DNA window, taken from Fusarium fujikuroi IMI 58289 draft genome, chromosome FFUJ_chr11, encodes the following:
- a CDS encoding related to glutamate carboxypeptidase II, which gives rise to MHFRHLSTIAAFAAGASACQRDLVLGKRHTHRQLLTKRNADWPPVLTEQETLLVNSFDNSSIDKWSDYYGHQNKLAGYGKEAAQWTADRWSESGFDAHLAEYHVFLRYPVSSSLYFTGPNGTTTEVNTKEEVLEEDDVTGWDVLSQQTWLAYSPTGNASAEYVYAGRGSIDDFDRLVELGVDFKGKIALIKYGGLFRGLKVKNAQDHGAIGAIIFTDPGDDGNITVANGYEAYPDGPARNPSSVQKGSTLFLSTRTGDPTTPGYPSKKDSPRADISEVIAKIPALPISYSAAQPLLQALNGHGVTAEKVNRTAWTGGLDADYSSGPAPGVKLALSTVSRDSIEPVHNVIGVINGTNADETIIIGNHRDTWMVGGNGDPNSGSSILIELARAFKKLTDSGWKPKRNIVLASWDAEEWGIIGSTEWVEEHVNWLTDTAVSYLNIDVAVSGPRPNLGASPELHTFATEVLKKVVDPNFGGFNQSLYDAWHAASEGDIEILGSGSDYTAFFHRGISSLDTGSSGGAGDPIWHYHSNYDTYHWMSTFGDPGFHVHTAQGQYLSLLTYHLASDDILPFDTQNYAKELRAYFEDLSEYAESKDADLDLSELDEAIEHFKKSADEVKALENLARERDDDVLKKVVNHKYRDFQRGFISQGGLPDRDFYKHVVNAPGLDTGYAAVTFPGITEGVQYAEDGDFSVAQEWVKKTARGIVVAANILKT